The following nucleotide sequence is from Halomonas chromatireducens.
CGTCGGCACCGGCCGGCTCTTCTGGCTGGTGATCGGCCTGCTGACGCTGGCGGTTCTCGTCGTGCCGGGTCGACACTTCTTCGTCAATGCCTGGAAGAACCTCAAGCATCACCAGGCCAACATGGACCCCCTGATCGCCATGGGCACCGGCACCGCCTGGCTCTACTCCATGGCGGTGGTGGCCTTCGCACCCTGGCTGCCACACGTGGCCCACGGCATCTATTTCGAAGCCTCGGCGATGATCATCGGCCTGGTGCTGTTGGGGAACGCACTGGAGCTGCGCGCCCGCGGACGCACCAGCGAGGCGCTCAAGCGCCTGCTCGACCTGCAGAGCCGCACGGCGCGGGTGATTCGCGGCGACGACGAGCGCGAACTGCCCATCGAGGAAGTACGTGAGGGCGACCATATCCGCGTGCGACCCGGCGAGCGCCTGCCGGTGGACGGCGTGGTGACCAGCGGTGCCAGCCATATCGACGAGTCAATGCTCACCGGCGAGCCGTTGCCGGTGAGCAAGGGCGAGAGCGACGAGGTCAATGCCGGCACGGTGAACGGCCGGGGCGGCCTGATCTATCGCGCCACCCGTGTCGGCGCCGACACGCGCCTGGGGCAAATCACCGAGCAGGTGGCCCTGGCGCAGAACTCGCGCCCACCCATCGGCGAGCTGGCCGACAAGGTGTCGAGCATCTTCGTGCCCACGGTGATGATTATTGCCGTGCTCACGGCGCTGGCCTGGTTCAACTTCGGCGCCGAGCCGCGGCTGATCCACATGCTGGTGACCGCCACCACGGTGCTGATCATCGCCTGCCCCTGCGCACTGGGCCTGGCCACGCCCATCTCCACCATGATCGGCGTAGGCAAGGCCGCCGAGCACGGCGTACTGGTGAGAAACGGCGAGGCGCTGCAGACTGCCAGCCGTCTCACCACCCTGGTGGTAGACAAGACAGGCACCCTGACCGAAGGCAAGCCCCGGGTCACCGAGGCGCATTTTCTCACTGACAATGGGCACTCTGGCGAAGGACTTCCCGGCGAAAGGCTTGCCGACGACGAGGCGACGCTGCTCGGGCTGGTGGCGGCACTGGAGCGCGGCTCGGAGCATCCGCTGGCTGCCGCCCTTATGCAGCACGCCGAGCAAGCCGGCGCCGAGGCAGCCGCGATCAGCGATTTCGACAGCGTCACCGGGGGCGGCGTAAAGGCCACTGGGCCGCAGGGCGAAGTGCTGCTGCTGGGTAATGCGCGCTTGCTGCAAGAGGCTGGGCTCGACCTCTCCGCCGGCGAGGAGTTTGCCGCTGGACTGGAGCGCAAGGCGCGCACCGTAGTCTACCTCGCCGTGGATGGCCGCCTGGCCGCCCTGTTCGGCATCAGCGATCCGCTGCGGGCCGATACCGTGGAAGCAGTGAAGCGGCTCCAGTCCGACGGCCTGAAGGTGGTGATGCTCACCGGCGACAACGAACACACCGCCGCGGCCATCGCCCGGGAGGTCGGCATCGACGACTTCCGCGCGGGGCTGCTGCCCGAGGACAAGCACACCGAAATCGAGCGCCTGCAGCAGGCCGGCGAAGTGGTCGGCATGGTGGGCGACGGCATCAACGACGCCCCCGCCCTGGCCCGGGCCAACGTGGGCTTCGCCATCGGCCAGGGCACCGATGTCGCCATCGAGAGCGCCGGTATCACGCTGATGCGCAGCTCCCTGCACGGTATCGCCGATGCCATCGAGATCAGTCGCATGACCCTGCGCAACATCAAGCAGAACCTGGTCGGCGCATTCGGCTACAACGTGCTGTGTATCCCCATCGCCGCCGGGGTGCTCTACCCCTTCACCGGCATGCTGCTGTCGCCGATGATCGCCGGGGCGGCCATGTCGCTCTCTTCGATCACGGTAGTGAGCAACGCCAACCGGCTGAGGCTGCTCAAGACTCGCGGCGATATTCGCTCAGGCTGCCAGCCAGCCCCTGCCGAGACAGAGGAGGCACTGTCATGAGCTGGATCGTCAATTTTGCCGGCCTGGCAATGATCGCCGCCATCGTCTGGTGGTTCTGGTGGCGCCGCTGAGCCTGGCTCGCAGGTAGGCGGAAGGGGAGCTGCTACGCTATAGGAATAAAGCCGCAGGGAGAACGCCATGCCTAGACTCAACGGCGTACTCGAGACCGCGCTCTACGTCGACGACATGGATCGGGCGCGGGTCTTCTTCGAAGGCGTGATGGGCTTGGAACCCTTCAACGCCGACCATCGACTTCACCACCAGCACCACGCCGGAGCTGCTGGCCGGCGGCGAGGTTCCGGCATCCGAAGCGGTAGCCCGGGCTCTGGAGGCCCGCGTGGAGCCCTCGCGAATCACCCTCTCCTCGGATGCCAACGCCTCACTGCCCCAGTTCGACGAGGCACGCCGCTTCGTCGGCCTGAGGGCAGGTCGCCTGGGCAGCCTGTTCGAGGTGCTGGGCCAGTGCATCAACGACCACGGCATTCCGCTGGAACGCGCCATCGGTGTCGCCAGCACCCATGCCGCCGACGCCCTCAAGCTCCCACGCAAGGGGCGCCTGCAGGTGGGCAGCGACGCCGATCTGCTGGTGTTGGCCGAAGACGAATGGGCCACCGATGAAGTGTGGGCAATGGGTCGGAGGGTCTATCGGCGGGGCTGATGGGAACGTACCAGAATGCCGCGCCCGGCGAAGAAACGTTCGAAGACCGCGGGCTCGAGGCGGGCATCCGCCTGGCTAGTGCCGGATAGCCCGGATGGATTATGGAAGCGCAGGCGTCTGCGCCCATCCAGGCCGAAAAGGTAGACCAGATGCCCGCCCCGATGTGGCGGGCTCAGTTCGGGCGTGCGAATGGAAGGGTGTACCGAAGCGATAATACGATGCCCCTCACCGAGCCACTGTAGAAAATGCCCCGTATCCACATGCTCTATCACTCCGGCGTCCAGTTGATGCCACTCCCTCAATAGCTGAACCAGCGGGCGATAGTAGAGCCCCTTGATGCCCTCCTCGGTGATAACGTAACCACCCGCTTCACGGCACTGCGTCAACAGCTCAAAGAGGCTTCGCCGCTCACCTCGCAGGTCCTCCAGCAGCATCTTGGTGCAAGCCATACCACAGATGTGCCTTGCCCAGCTGGCATACTCAGTGGCGCTTGCAGCGCCGGATTCCGCCCAGCGCGGGTCGTCGGAGGCGTTCATGTTCCCGTCGAGAAAGCCGGGGATAAGTTCACTAGAAACCCACTGTGAATAGTACGCAGGAACGTTCCTGTCTGGCATTGATTCCCTCAAGAATGGTTCAAGGCTCTTGTGCGACTCTGGCACATCGCTTCGCACACCGGCCACGCCACCCAGTTGGATGGTCACCATGACCCGTGTCAGCTGGATTAGCGGCTCGGGGCCACTGCCTGGTCTCGTCAGCTGTCAGCTCACCTGCCCTCCATGGCACGCCTCATGAAGTTGAGGATCCAGCGCACCATCAGGGTGTCATCCACTGGCGCCGAGAGCGAGGCCTCCCCCTCGCGTACTCGCTCTTCGCCCACCAGCTCGGCGCGCAGCGCCATCAGGTCCCGCGAATAGGGCTTGGTGAATTCCGGATGTCCCTGTACGCCGAGGAAGTGCGCGCCGATCTGGATCAGATAGAAGGGACAGAAGTCGCTACCGGCGAGCACCCGGGTTTGTAGTGGCAATTCGCTGACCTGATCCTGATGGCTGACCAGCAGGTCCAGGCTCGGCTGCCAGGGCGCCATCCACTCCGTTCCTGTCTCGACACGATTGAACGACATCCCCACGCCCCAGCCCTTGGGGCTCTTCACCACTGCGCCGCCCAGTGCCTTGGCCATCAACTGATGGCCGAAGCAGATGCCCACCAGCGGCTTGCCCGCCTCCCACAGCCGCCGCACGAAGCCGCAGAGGTCATCGACCCAGGCAAGGCCGTCATTGACGCCGTGCTTGGAGCCGGTGGTCAGCCAGGCATCCACCGCATCGATATCGTCGGGAATCTCCCCATCCTGGCAGCGCCAGACGACGAACTCGAGCGCCGGGTCGACCTTATGGAAGAGCGCCGCGAACATCCCCGGATAGTTGCCATGGGCCTCGCGCAGCTCAGGCGCCACATCATCGCACTGCAGAAGCCCTATACGCATCGCTCAGTCTCCCTGTGGGGTTACGGCCACTCTGTTTACGGTCGTCCATCCTGTTCACCGCCTTTCTTACTGCTTACCGTCGCCCTGCTGATTACAGTCGCCCTGCTGATTACAGTCGCCCTGCTACGGCGGCAACGAAGATATCGCAGTAGTCGTCGGCAGTGAACTTGATCGGGTTGGAGCCCGATGACGGGTCGGCCACGGCCATCCTGCCCACCTTGTCGGCCTGGCGGGTATCGATGCCGAGGTCGGCCAGGGTGTGCGGTATGCCCAGCCGCTCACGCATTTCCAGAACCCAGTCGATCACCGCCGCCGTGCCCGGCTGGTCCAGATCGAGGTAGCGGCCCAGGCGCACCATGGGCTCACCGATGGCGCGCTCGTTGGCACGCAGCACATAGGGCATCAGGATGGCGTTGAGCGTTCCGTGGTGGGCATCATGCAGCGCGCCGAGCGGATGCGCCAGGGCATGCATCGCCCCCAGACCGCGCTGGAAGGCGGTAGCGCCCATGCTCGACGCCACCAGCATGTTCATGCGCGCTTCCAGGTCGTGCCCGTCGGCATAGGCGCGGGGCAGATAGTGATGGATGCGTCGCATCCCCTCGACCGCGATGCCCTCGGCCATGGGGTGATAGAGCGGTGAGCACCAGGCTTCCATGCAGTGGGACAGGGCATCCATGCCGGTGGCGGCGGTCATCGCCCGTGGCAGTCCCACGGTCAGCTCGGGGTCGAGGATCACCGTGGCCGGCACCATGCCAGGATGGAAGATGATGCGCTTGACGTGCTCGACCTCGTCGGTGATCACCGAGGCACGCCCCACCTCCGAACCGGTTCCCGCGGTGGTCGGCACGGCAATGATGGGCGCAATGGCCTCGGCATCGGCGTTTTTCCAGTTGTCGCCGATATCCTCCAGCGACCACAGCGATAGCCCTTCCCGCTGATTGGCCATCAGCGCCACGGCCTTGGCGGCATCCAGCCCCGAACCGCCGCCGAAGGCGATCACGCCGTCATGGCCGCCGTCCCGAAAGGCTGCCATGCCGTCGAGGACGTTCTTCCCGGTGGGGTTGCCCTTCACCTGGCTGAAGACGGCAATCCCGAGCCCGCTGTCCTCGCAGGCTTGCACGCTCTCCTGCACCATCGGCAGCGCGGCGAGGCCGGGGTCGGTGATCAGCAGCGGTGCCTGCATGCCGAGCGCCTTGCAGGCCGCGGGCAGCTCACGAATGCGTCCCACCCCGGTGAGGATATTGGCGGGGTAGTTCCAGCCCGTGGTGAACGGCTGCATATCCGGATGATTCATATTGAGCTCCTGGGCGGTGCTGCCCGTTCAGGCATGCTTGAGGTGAAAGGACTTGGGCCGCGTCAGCGTCTCGTAGCCCAGCCGCGAAAGGGAACAGCCGCGCCCCGACTGCTTGACCCCGGTCCAGGCCAGCTCCGGGTCGAGGTAGTCGCAGCGGTTGGTGAAGACGGTGCCGGCGTCGAGCCGATGGACCAGCGCCTCGCCGATGGCCCTGTCACGGGTGAACACCGCCGCGGTGAGGCCGAAGTCGCTGTCGTTCATCAATGCGACGGCTTCGTCGTCGGAGTCCACCGCCATGATGCCCACCACCGGACCGAAGCTCTCTTCGGTCATCACCCGCATCGAGTGGTCGACCCCGGTCAGCACCTGGGGTGCCAGGTAGGCGCTGCCCGGCACCGAGAGCGGATAGTCGCCGGGGTCGATCCAGGCCCTGGCCCCGGCGGCAACCGCCTCCTCGATCTGGCCGCGCACGAAATCCGCCGCCGCCGGCCGCACCAGCGGGCCCAGGGAGGTGGCCGGGTCGGTAGGATTGCCGAGCCGAAGCTGCCTGACCCAGGCCACGGCACGCTCGACGAAGGCATCGAAGATGTCGCGATGCACGTAGAGACGCTCGATGCCACAGCAGCTCTGGCCCGAATTGAAGAAGGCACCGTCCATCACCCCGTCGACGGCGGCATTCAGGTCGACGTCGGCACGGATATAGGCCGGGTCCTTGCCGCCCAGCTCGAGCCCGGTGGCAATGAAACGCCCGGCGACGTTGCGCTCGACCATCGCCCCGCCGGGAACCGATCCGGTGAAGGAGACATGGGCGATGCGGCGGTCCTGGATCAGGCCTTCGGTGGCCTCGTGGGAGAGATGCAGGTGCTGGAAGACCCCTTCCGGCAGCCCGGCCTCGTCGAAGGCCTCTTGGAATCGTTCGGCGCAAAGCGGTGTCTGCGCCGAGTGCTTGAGGATCACCGTGTTGCCGGCCATGATCGCCGGCACCACCGCATTCACCGCGGTCATGAACGGAAAGTTCCAGGGCGCGACGATGAACGACACCCCCAGCGGCTCGCGGGTGATGTAGCGGGTGAAGCCAGGCTTGTCCTCGAGCACGATGGGGGCCAGCGCGTCGTCCGCCAACGCAATCATGGTGCGCGCCCGCTCCTCGAAGCCACCGATCTCGCCCGCAGCGGCGGCGATTGGCCGCCCCATCTGCCAGGTCAGTTCCTCTGCCATCGCGTCGCGGCGCGCCACGAAGGCATCCACCATGCGCGAGCAATACCGGGCACGCTCGGAGAGCGGCACGTCGCGCCAGGCCCGCTGCGCCGTCACCGCCCGCGCCAGCGTCGCCTCCACCAGGGCCGGATCGGCCTGTTCCCGCTCCACATAGACGGAGCCATCCACCGGTGAAATCGTCTTCTGTAAGGCCACTTGGCGTTCTCCTGCTGATTCATTGCATCGAGAGAAACAAGGGAAGACGCGTCATGAGCGAACGCAGGTCGTGCGCGGCCGGAGCGCAGGAACCGGAGCATACTTCAGTATGTGAGGATTCCGAGCACCGCCCGCGTGCGAGATGCGGAGCGCAATAGCGTGTTACTTGTTTCTCAAATGATTTCGAAATAGCGATCCAACTCCCAGTCAGTAATATGTCGCCGGAACTGCCGCTCCTCCCATTCGCGGGTCGCTGCAAAATGCTCGACGAAGTCGTCGCCGAACAGGGACCGTGCCGGCCCCGAGGCCTTGAGCCGCTGGGCGGCTTCCCACAGGGTCTGCGGCAGGGCCTGGCTGGCGGGGTGGGTCAGCTCGTAGGCGTTGCCGCTCACCGGCTCGCCCGGCTCGAGCCGCTGCTCGATGCCATGCAGCCCGGCACCGATCGCCGCGGCAAGGGCCAGGTAGGGGTTGGCGTCGGCACTGCCCAGGCGATATTCCACCCGCTGCGACTTGGCGCTGCCCGGTATCACCCGCAGCGCCGTGGTACGGTTCTCTACCCCCCAGGTGGCATCGGTGGGCGCCCAGAAGCCGGGGATCAGGCGGGTATAGCTGTTGACGGTCGGAGCGAACATGGCCAGGAACTCCGGCATCAGCTGTTGCTGCCCGGCCACGAAGTGACGCTGGATTTCGCTCATCTGGTGCGGCTTGTGGGCATCGAAGAAAGCCGACTCGCCGCTGTCGGCGTGATTGAGCGACAGGTGAATATGACCGCTCTGCCCGGGGTAGTCCGGCGACCACTTGGCCATGAAGGTGGCCATCAGGCCGCGACGCTGCGCCCACACCTTGGTGAACGTCTTGAACAGCGCGCCCTTGTCGCCGGCAGCCAGCGCCTCGTCGACGCCGATGGCCGCTTCCAGCACGCCGGGGCCGGTCTCGGTATGCAGGCCTTCGATGGGGAAATCCATCGCCTCGGAGAGCGCCAGTAGTTCGTGATAGAGCTCGCTGTGGACCGAACTTCTGAGCATCGAATAGCCCATCATGTCCGGCGTCAGCGGCTTGAGGTTGCGAAAGCCCTTTTCACGGATCGACTCCGGTGTCTCCTGGAACACGAAGAACTCGTATTCCAGCGCACCATGGGCAATAAATCCCATTTCGCGAGCCTTGGCCAGCACGCGGCGAAGCAGCCCGCGCGGACAGATCGCCTCGGCGGGGCCGGTGAACTCGGCGAGAAACAGCAGCATGTCACCTTCGCAGGCAAGGTCGCGACAGCTGTCGGGCAGAATTCTCAGGCCGGCATCCGGGTAGCCGGTATGCCAACCGGTGTATTTGACGTTGTCGTAGAGCTCATCCTTGCTGTCCCAGCCCAGCACCACGTCGCAGAAGGCGAAGCCCTCTTCCAGCGCATGGAAGAACTTGTCGCAGCGCATGTACTTGCCGACCATGATCCCGTCGATATCGAACAGGCCGACCTTGACGTGGCTCAGGCCGCGCTCCTCGACGATGCGCCGGGCATCCTCCGCACTCTTGATCTCTCTTGCCTGAAGTCGGCTCATGGTCTCTCCCTTGGCTACCTTATTGTTGTCTATCGACACCCCGGCGATGGCTGAACGGGGCAAGCGGCAGGCGCCGCTTGCCCCACGCTTTCACTGTTTGACACTCAGCTGTAGCGGTAGGGAGGACCGGCCTGCTGCATGGTCTGGCGATAATCCTTGAGGATCTGCACCACCCGTGCATTGCGATCGCTCTGTTCGGCGATCTCGTCCCAGAACTCCAGCGCCGCATCCTCCAGGGTTTGCCACTCCTCTTCGGGGATGGAGGTCAGCTCCAGTTTGCCACCGGTGGTGCGATAGTGCGCCTCCCCCCACCAGTACCAGTGCTGCCGATAGTAGTGGGAGTTGTCCATGCACAGCTTGAACAGCGTCTGCAGATGCTCGGGGACCTCATTCCAGCGATCCGAATTGGCGAAGTAGGAGCCGGCCCAGGCGCCGGAAATATTGTTGGTCAGGTAATAGTTGGCAACGTCAGCCCAGCCAACGGTGTAAGCCTCGGTGATCCCCGCCCAGGCGATGCCATCGAGCTCCCGGGTCTGCATGGCAACCTCGATGTCTTCCCAAGGCAGCGTCACCGGCACCACACCGAAGCGGCTCAGGAAGCGTCCCGCCGTGGGGAAGGTGAAGACGCGCTTGCCGCGCAGGTCCTCGATGCTGCGAATCGGGTCGCGGGTCACGAAGTTGCAGGGATCCCAGGCGCCGGCGCCGAGCCAGGTGACGCCGTCGATCTCGGCGTAGGCTTCCTCCCAGATCTCCCTGAGGCCGTAGTGGTTGAACAGTACCGGCACATCGAGGCTGTAGCGGGAGGCGAAGGGGAAGTAGCCACCGAAGACCGACACATCCACCGGTGCGGCGATGGAGTCGTCGTCGCTCTGAACCGCGTCGATGGTGCCGCGCTGCATGGCACGGAACAGCTCACCGGTGGGCACCAGCTGGTCGGCATAGAAGAGTTCGATCTCCATCTCGCCGTTGGCGGCCTTGTTGAAGGCGTCGATGGAGGGCTTGATGACATGGGCAGCCAGCGCCGGTCCGGCATAGGTCTGCATGCGCCAGCGAATGGGGGCGCGGGACTGGGCGTGGACATAGGGGGCGCCGACGGTGGCCGCCCCTACGGTGGCGGCGGTGGCGACCCCGGCCTTCTTGAGGAAGTCCCGCCTGTTGCGATTGGTCATAATGATTCTCCCGATCTGGTTTGTTGTTGTTTCACTTGTCCACGGCCAGGCGCCAGGAAAGCGTCAGTAGCCGTAGTAGAGTTCCGGCAGCCATAGCGCCAGCTGCGGAAAAACGGTAATCAGGCCCAGTCCCAGCAGCATGATCAGCACGAACGGCCAGACGCTGCGATAGATGTCACCAAGGGACACCTCCGGGGGCGCCATGGCCCGCATCAAAAACAGGTTGTAGCCGAACGGTGGCGTCATGTAGGCGATCTGCACGGTGATGGTGTAGAGCACCCCGTACCACACCGGGTCGAAGCCCAGGCTCACCACCAGCGGCACGTAGAGCGGCGCCACGATCACCAGCATTGCGGTATCGTCGAGGAACATGCCCATCAGGATGTAGGAGAGCTGCATCATCAGCAGGATCTCCCAGGGGCCGAGGCCCATGCGGTCGAGGAAGACATTCTCGATCGCACGTACCGCGCCCAGGCCGTCGAAAACCGCTCCGAAGCTGAGCGCGGCAAGAATGATCCACATGAACATGCAGCTGATGCCCAGGGTGCGGCGCACCGTGACCTCGATCACTGCCCGGGTCAGGCGACCCTTGAACAGCGCCGCCAGGGTCGCCGCGAAGGCACCATAGGCGGCACTCTCCACCAGGCTGGTGACCCCCATCAGGAACAGGCCTGTCATGGAGAAGAAGATCAGCAGCGGCAGGATGCCGGCACGCAGCAGCTTGAGCCTTGCGCCCAGGCTCATGTCG
It contains:
- a CDS encoding heavy metal translocating P-type ATPase, which codes for MTLSDLERNVPGMNCQGCVKRMREAIQALDPEAEVTGFPAEKRLVVNTTLDDAELDDALNAAGYPPGAAPGGESDETPGEAPTAALFQESEAEPAARSEGGVTHRLSVSGMTCASCVKSVEQALSRTPGVANASVNFGTRVAQVHGRVDADALVAAIQAAGYDAEPIVDLRQAEEARTAKDAETYRRRLRGSFWSLALAVPLMASMFFYHPHPVGTGRLFWLVIGLLTLAVLVVPGRHFFVNAWKNLKHHQANMDPLIAMGTGTAWLYSMAVVAFAPWLPHVAHGIYFEASAMIIGLVLLGNALELRARGRTSEALKRLLDLQSRTARVIRGDDERELPIEEVREGDHIRVRPGERLPVDGVVTSGASHIDESMLTGEPLPVSKGESDEVNAGTVNGRGGLIYRATRVGADTRLGQITEQVALAQNSRPPIGELADKVSSIFVPTVMIIAVLTALAWFNFGAEPRLIHMLVTATTVLIIACPCALGLATPISTMIGVGKAAEHGVLVRNGEALQTASRLTTLVVDKTGTLTEGKPRVTEAHFLTDNGHSGEGLPGERLADDEATLLGLVAALERGSEHPLAAALMQHAEQAGAEAAAISDFDSVTGGGVKATGPQGEVLLLGNARLLQEAGLDLSAGEEFAAGLERKARTVVYLAVDGRLAALFGISDPLRADTVEAVKRLQSDGLKVVMLTGDNEHTAAAIAREVGIDDFRAGLLPEDKHTEIERLQQAGEVVGMVGDGINDAPALARANVGFAIGQGTDVAIESAGITLMRSSLHGIADAIEISRMTLRNIKQNLVGAFGYNVLCIPIAAGVLYPFTGMLLSPMIAGAAMSLSSITVVSNANRLRLLKTRGDIRSGCQPAPAETEEALS
- a CDS encoding iron-containing alcohol dehydrogenase yields the protein MNHPDMQPFTTGWNYPANILTGVGRIRELPAACKALGMQAPLLITDPGLAALPMVQESVQACEDSGLGIAVFSQVKGNPTGKNVLDGMAAFRDGGHDGVIAFGGGSGLDAAKAVALMANQREGLSLWSLEDIGDNWKNADAEAIAPIIAVPTTAGTGSEVGRASVITDEVEHVKRIIFHPGMVPATVILDPELTVGLPRAMTAATGMDALSHCMEAWCSPLYHPMAEGIAVEGMRRIHHYLPRAYADGHDLEARMNMLVASSMGATAFQRGLGAMHALAHPLGALHDAHHGTLNAILMPYVLRANERAIGEPMVRLGRYLDLDQPGTAAVIDWVLEMRERLGIPHTLADLGIDTRQADKVGRMAVADPSSGSNPIKFTADDYCDIFVAAVAGRL
- a CDS encoding aldehyde dehydrogenase family protein yields the protein MALQKTISPVDGSVYVEREQADPALVEATLARAVTAQRAWRDVPLSERARYCSRMVDAFVARRDAMAEELTWQMGRPIAAAAGEIGGFEERARTMIALADDALAPIVLEDKPGFTRYITREPLGVSFIVAPWNFPFMTAVNAVVPAIMAGNTVILKHSAQTPLCAERFQEAFDEAGLPEGVFQHLHLSHEATEGLIQDRRIAHVSFTGSVPGGAMVERNVAGRFIATGLELGGKDPAYIRADVDLNAAVDGVMDGAFFNSGQSCCGIERLYVHRDIFDAFVERAVAWVRQLRLGNPTDPATSLGPLVRPAAADFVRGQIEEAVAAGARAWIDPGDYPLSVPGSAYLAPQVLTGVDHSMRVMTEESFGPVVGIMAVDSDDEAVALMNDSDFGLTAAVFTRDRAIGEALVHRLDAGTVFTNRCDYLDPELAWTGVKQSGRGCSLSRLGYETLTRPKSFHLKHA
- a CDS encoding TRAP transporter large permease; its protein translation is MSYEMIALMMFSSMMLLLLTGQRVFGVIGFVGAASALLLWGDGGVEMPFNASFVLMNWYPLLTLPLFVFMGYMLSESGIAGDLYEMFHVWMGSLRGGLAVGTIGLMVVVSAMNGLSVAGMAIGASIALPELLRRGYDKIMVTGVIQAGSSLGILVPPSVVLVLYGMIARQPVGKLWLAGAIPGLILAAMFVIYIVVRCRLQPSLGPALPPEERDMSLGARLKLLRAGILPLLIFFSMTGLFLMGVTSLVESAAYGAFAATLAALFKGRLTRAVIEVTVRRTLGISCMFMWIILAALSFGAVFDGLGAVRAIENVFLDRMGLGPWEILLMMQLSYILMGMFLDDTAMLVIVAPLYVPLVVSLGFDPVWYGVLYTITVQIAYMTPPFGYNLFLMRAMAPPEVSLGDIYRSVWPFVLIMLLGLGLITVFPQLALWLPELYYGY
- a CDS encoding glutamine amidotransferase-related protein translates to MRIGLLQCDDVAPELREAHGNYPGMFAALFHKVDPALEFVVWRCQDGEIPDDIDAVDAWLTTGSKHGVNDGLAWVDDLCGFVRRLWEAGKPLVGICFGHQLMAKALGGAVVKSPKGWGVGMSFNRVETGTEWMAPWQPSLDLLVSHQDQVSELPLQTRVLAGSDFCPFYLIQIGAHFLGVQGHPEFTKPYSRDLMALRAELVGEERVREGEASLSAPVDDTLMVRWILNFMRRAMEGR
- a CDS encoding amidohydrolase family protein, with the protein product MAGGEVPASEAVARALEARVEPSRITLSSDANASLPQFDEARRFVGLRAGRLGSLFEVLGQCINDHGIPLERAIGVASTHAADALKLPRKGRLQVGSDADLLVLAEDEWATDEVWAMGRRVYRRG
- a CDS encoding TRAP transporter substrate-binding protein; the encoded protein is MTNRNRRDFLKKAGVATAATVGAATVGAPYVHAQSRAPIRWRMQTYAGPALAAHVIKPSIDAFNKAANGEMEIELFYADQLVPTGELFRAMQRGTIDAVQSDDDSIAAPVDVSVFGGYFPFASRYSLDVPVLFNHYGLREIWEEAYAEIDGVTWLGAGAWDPCNFVTRDPIRSIEDLRGKRVFTFPTAGRFLSRFGVVPVTLPWEDIEVAMQTRELDGIAWAGITEAYTVGWADVANYYLTNNISGAWAGSYFANSDRWNEVPEHLQTLFKLCMDNSHYYRQHWYWWGEAHYRTTGGKLELTSIPEEEWQTLEDAALEFWDEIAEQSDRNARVVQILKDYRQTMQQAGPPYRYS
- a CDS encoding glutamine synthetase family protein, translating into MSRLQAREIKSAEDARRIVEERGLSHVKVGLFDIDGIMVGKYMRCDKFFHALEEGFAFCDVVLGWDSKDELYDNVKYTGWHTGYPDAGLRILPDSCRDLACEGDMLLFLAEFTGPAEAICPRGLLRRVLAKAREMGFIAHGALEYEFFVFQETPESIREKGFRNLKPLTPDMMGYSMLRSSVHSELYHELLALSEAMDFPIEGLHTETGPGVLEAAIGVDEALAAGDKGALFKTFTKVWAQRRGLMATFMAKWSPDYPGQSGHIHLSLNHADSGESAFFDAHKPHQMSEIQRHFVAGQQQLMPEFLAMFAPTVNSYTRLIPGFWAPTDATWGVENRTTALRVIPGSAKSQRVEYRLGSADANPYLALAAAIGAGLHGIEQRLEPGEPVSGNAYELTHPASQALPQTLWEAAQRLKASGPARSLFGDDFVEHFAATREWEERQFRRHITDWELDRYFEII